CCAGCATACCTACACCTATGACCTTTCCGGTTCTATAGATTATCAATACTATCTGGAATATGTGCTGACAGCAGCAAAGCGATGGGCAAATAAGCAGATCGACGACTTCACTTTGATTGTAGATATGGGAGATGTAACGGAATTCAATATCCATAAAACATTTTTTGATCAAAAGGAAGACTGGCAGATTAAAGGCTGGGGAAAAACAAAAGATGTAAAAGTGCTTCCTTCTTCTGTACATGAGTCGGATCAGATCCGGTTTACTATCCGTCAGGGTACATTAGTTTTTCATAAGACTAATTTTGCTCCTGCAGGTGAACTTTATCTATCTGCTGAAAACTACTTTCCTCCGGAAGAATCTTTTGATTCCAAAACAGATATTCTGCCCTTTGCGGCATATGCACAGAATCGCATTCTTAAGGCCAAGGATGAAACAAGCAAAAAAATATTACGTAATCTTCCGTTTGCAAGACGGGGATATGTTTTTAAGTCCAAAGACTTAAAGGATTATTACAGTAATATAGATTGGTATACAGCGGATCCGAAATATATACCTGAACCTAAAAATCTGACTCCGGAGGAGCAGAAATGGCTGAAGGAATTGAAATAGTAAGCTATTCAAAATAAAACATATGTGTCGCCCGGATATGGTTCAGGCGGCACATGTGTTTTATAAAGTAAAAAATACTTCCGTTATTTTCCTTCTTCTTCCAGGTAATTGAGATCTTTTGAAAAAGTCTCCTGCATGCCTCTGATTGCCCAAAAAGCTAACAGCAGACACAGCAAGCCTACACAGATACCGGCATAAATCAGATTGTCAAATGAAGTATAGAGAAACTGAAACAATATCGTCAGCGGTACAACCGCTCCTCTCACAAAGTTAGGCACTGTAGTCGTAACTGTGGCCCGGATATTGGTACCGAATTGCTCTGCTGCAATGGTCATAAAGATTACCCAATAGCCTACTGAAAGCCCAAGGAAAAAGCAAATAAAGTAGAATGCTGTCACAGACAATCCCGTTAGCGAGAAATAAGCGGAAACACTGATAACTGCCAACGAAAGGAATACATACACGACTTTTTTACGGCTTTTGAGTATTTGACTGAGAAATCCGCTCAGGATATCACCTACTACTAACCCTCCGTAACAACAGGCTACAGCAGCACCTGCACTTACCTCTCCCTGTACGCCAAGCACTTTACCAAACTCCGGTGATAAGGTAATCAGAATCCCTACCACAAACCATAACGGGACGCCTATAATTATACATTTCAGATACTTCAAAAAGCGTCCGGCATCTTTAAACAGAGACAAAAAATCACCTCTGGAGGCGTGTTTCTGATGGAGTGTCTTAGCGAACATGGCAGATTCCCTGACGCCTATGCGCAGGGCCAGTAAAGAAAGTCCCAATCCTCCACCGATAAAATAACATACTTCCCAGGAGAAGAACTGTGCTACAAAATATGCAACTACCGCTCCGCTGACTCCGACCGAGGCAACAATTGTGGTCGCCAGCCCTCTTTTTTCTTTCGGCATAATTTCCGTGACAAGGGTAATACCCGCTCCTAATTCGCCGGCCAGACCTATTCCTGCAACCAAACGCCACAAACTGTAGCCTTCAATTGTCGTTACAAAACCATTGGCAATATTCGCGATGGAGTACAGACAGATCGATCCGAACAATACAGACAACCGTCCCTTCTTATCCCCCAGAATGCCCCAAAAAATACCGCCGACAAGCATACCAATCATCTGTATATTTAACAGAAAAATACCATGATTAGTTAACTGCTCCCCGCTATACCCCAAGGCCTGCAGGCTGGGAACACGGACAATGCTGAAAAGCAGCAGGTCATATATATCTACAAAATAACCCAACGCTGCCACAATAACAGCAGCGTTAAGTATTTTTGGATTATCCACAGTAGCGGATGGACTACTCATTACATTCATAATAAAGGCTTTATAATTGGTTATATACTTAAGCTAAGGTTTGATGAATCTGCCAGAGTGCACGCGGAGCATGGAAGCACCCTTTCCATTTTCCTCCTTTGAGAGGAAGCAGCACCTCTCCTCTTCTGTTCAGATAGCCGAACCATTCCCCGTATTCGGCATCTCTGAATTTTTCCCAGCTGTAATCATGTAATTTCACAAACCAGGCTTTGGCACGTTCATCTCCGGTCAGCTTCCAGGCTTTAGCCATAC
The Sphingobacterium spiritivorum genome window above contains:
- a CDS encoding YARHG domain-containing protein, producing MKNFLLILSLLLCFTAYSHANDGAFFARGNQLVPINETDISVRKEILTIRKAGDRQVHITVYYEFENPVQDKRITVGFEAMSPSGDVDGTPKNGFHPYMRDFTVKLNNQDLPYKIAYVYDSLYVNNGKIVSEPLDKIKKEIDNVNEVGFNYVYYFDAPFRKGKNSIQHTYTYDLSGSIDYQYYLEYVLTAAKRWANKQIDDFTLIVDMGDVTEFNIHKTFFDQKEDWQIKGWGKTKDVKVLPSSVHESDQIRFTIRQGTLVFHKTNFAPAGELYLSAENYFPPEESFDSKTDILPFAAYAQNRILKAKDETSKKILRNLPFARRGYVFKSKDLKDYYSNIDWYTADPKYIPEPKNLTPEEQKWLKELK
- a CDS encoding MFS transporter, whose protein sequence is MNVMSSPSATVDNPKILNAAVIVAALGYFVDIYDLLLFSIVRVPSLQALGYSGEQLTNHGIFLLNIQMIGMLVGGIFWGILGDKKGRLSVLFGSICLYSIANIANGFVTTIEGYSLWRLVAGIGLAGELGAGITLVTEIMPKEKRGLATTIVASVGVSGAVVAYFVAQFFSWEVCYFIGGGLGLSLLALRIGVRESAMFAKTLHQKHASRGDFLSLFKDAGRFLKYLKCIIIGVPLWFVVGILITLSPEFGKVLGVQGEVSAGAAVACCYGGLVVGDILSGFLSQILKSRKKVVYVFLSLAVISVSAYFSLTGLSVTAFYFICFFLGLSVGYWVIFMTIAAEQFGTNIRATVTTTVPNFVRGAVVPLTILFQFLYTSFDNLIYAGICVGLLCLLLAFWAIRGMQETFSKDLNYLEEEGK